One Salvelinus fontinalis isolate EN_2023a chromosome 11, ASM2944872v1, whole genome shotgun sequence DNA window includes the following coding sequences:
- the LOC129864705 gene encoding Fc receptor-like protein 5 — MEHTLLCLLLLLSTHIYSGHSEEDDGKAKAVLTIYPTSSQIFSGESVTLRCHIQRGEVTDWEYTWSKDAVDLFSREHKYEISEVMISNSGDYSCLGKHIDNGTYSMWSDAVRLTVTGKSSYLSTLPETTLTVNPNPAYNGETVTLTCSVGSDSGWMCAWYKDNTKKVVTLSSRHTTTGATFTISRAAESDQGLYWCQGEIQSRAISSIISDPITITVKALPTASVKASPRGPLYSGETVTLQCDIDYRDWMYHWHRDNQLLPIPTSKTTTISLPDQAGQYQCEGTRNGQPERTYLSSSLTIVDAALPKATLTITPNPAYTGETVSLTCSVGSDSGWNYKWYKDKKKKVVTLSGRHTTTGVTFTISRAAESDQGLYWCQGEIQSRSISSIISDPFTLTVKERPVAVLTLQPIWPQIFRGETVNLRCDIQGGEEIEYVFYNSGNSVYTNTEPEYRISPAKNGLYTCEGLQKRNGLKHSQTSNAIQLTVLDKPQAVLSVSPQWLNPGDSVTLSCGVKESSTGWRFFWYRTVPYTAGLLSLSDTSYSVEPLSGNGTSEDSYTLIPAGPSHTGGYVCRAGRGDPVYDTLYSEPQFVWSGDPQPSVSLKIRPNRTQHFTSTSLSLSCEEKRNSTGWRLKRHREEAVESECGSNWGSIAGSTCTIRSTYTGDSGVYWCESGSGEYSNAVNITVDVGSLILESPPYPITEGDSVTLSCTNRYQETNPNPKVDFCKDGIFIRNETTGEMTIPAVSMSDDMDSFYKCKSNEGESPESWVTVRGSIVSISVLPRLLCGLLVASPFLLVSIVLMVKCCRARGLCSTAKSLQYELPSDDVIKQTESSV, encoded by the exons ATGGAGCACACCTTGCTCTGTTTGCTGCTAT TGCTGAGTACACACATCTACTCTGGACACTCTGAAGAGGATGATG GAAAGGCAAAGGCTGTTCTGACCATATACCCCACATCCTCCCAGATATTCAGTGGAGAGTCTGTCACTCTCAGATGTCACATACAAAGGGGAGAAGTCACTGACTGGGAATACACATGGAGCAAGGATGCTGTAGACTTATTCAGTAGGGAGCATAAATATGAGATCAGTGAGGTTATGATTTCAAACAGTGGAGACTACTCGTGTCTGGGTAAACATATTGATAATGGGACATATTCTATGTGGAGTGATGCAGTCAGACTGACAGTGACAGGTAAGTCATCTTATCTCTCAA CTCTTCCTGAAACTACACTGACCGTAAATCCAAACCCTGCATACAATGGAGAAACAGTAACTCTGACTTGTTCAGTGGGATCTGACAGTGGTTGGATGTGTGCATGGTACAAAGACAACACTAAGAAAGTAGTGACCTTGTCTagcagacacactacaacaggaGCCACCTTCACCATCAGTAGAGCTGCTGAGTCTGACCAGGGTCTCTACTGGTGTCAGGGAGAGATCCAGTCCAGAGCCATATCATCAATCATCAGTGATCCTATCACTATCACTGTGAAAG CTCTGCCCACGGCCTCAGTGAAAGCCTCTCCACGCGGTCCCCTCTATTCTGGAGAGACAGTCACTCTGCAGTGTGACATAGACTACAGAGACTGGATGTACCACTGGCACAGAGACAACCAACTGCTTCCCATTCCGACCAGTAAGaccaccaccatctctctccctgaccaGGCTGGTCAGTACCAGTGTGAGGGGACAAGGAATGGACAGCCCGAGAGGACATATCTCAGCTCATCTCTCACCATCGTTGATGCTG CCCTGCCTAAAGCTACACTGACCATAACACCAAACCCTGCATACACTGGAGAGACAGTATCTCTGACGTGTTCAGTGGGGTCTGACAGTGGCTGGAACTATAAATGGTACAAAGACAAAAAAAAGAAAGTAGTGACCTTGTCTggcagacacactacaacaggaGTCACCTTCACCATCAGTAGAGCTGCTGAGTCTGACCAGGGTCTCTACTGGTGTCAGGGAGAGATCCAGTCCAGATCCATATCATCAATCATCAGTGATCCTTTCACTCTAACTGtgaaag AGAGACCTGTGGCTGTTCTGACCCTCCAACCCATCTGGCCCCAGATATTCAGAGGGGAGACTGTCAATCTCAGATGTGACATACAAGGGGGAGAAGAGATTGAGTATGTGTTTTATAACAGTGGGAATTCGGTCTACACGAATACAGAGCCTGAGTACAGAATCAGTCCTGCAAAGAATGGTCTATATACCTGTGAAGGTCTTCAGAAAAGAAATGGCTTAAAACACTCCCAGACAAGTAATGCTATACAATTGACAGTGTTAG ATAAACCCCAAGCTGTCCTGAGTGTCTCTCCTCAGTGGCTGAACCCTGGAGACTCAGTTACTCTGAGCTGTGGGGTTAAAGAGTCATCTACAGGCTGGAGGTTCTTCTGGTACCGAACTGTTCCCTACACAGCTGGGTTACTGTCCCTATCGGACACGTCATACTCTGTAGAGCCTCTATCTGGCAATGGGACAAGTGAAGACTCCTACACTCTGATCCCTGCTGGTCCAAGTCACACAGGAGGATATGTGTGTAGAGCTGGGAGAGGAGACCCAGTCTATGACACACTCTACAGTGAACCTCAGTTTGTCTGGTCAGGAG ATCCGCAACCATCAGTGTCTCTCAAAATAAGACCTAACAGAACTCAACACTTTACATCAACGTCTCTCTCACTAAGCTGTGAGGAGAAGAGGAACTCTACTGGATGGAGActgaagagacacagagaggaagcAGTGGAGTCAGAGTGTGGATCTAACTGGGGATCAATAGCAGGGTCCACATGTACCATCAGGTCCACATACACAGGGGACAGTGGAGTGTACTGGTGTGAGTCTGGATCAGGAGAGTACAGTAATGCTGTCAACATTACAGTGGACG TTGGCAGTCTGATCCTGGAGAGCCCTCCCTATCCAATAACTGAGGGAGACTCTGTGACCCTCAGCTGTACAAATAGATATCAGGAAACAAACCCAAACCCCAAGGTTGATTTCTGCAAAGATGGAATATTCATCAGGAATGAGACCACAGGAGAGATGACCATCCCTGCAGTATCCATGTCAGATGACATGGATA gcTTCTATAAGTGTAAATCTAATGAAGGAGAATCACCAGAGAGCTGGGTGACAGTGAGAG GTTccattgtctccatctctgtgCTGCCCAGGCTGCTGTGTGGTTTACTGGTTGCGTCTCCCTTTCTACTGGTGTCTATCGTGCTCATGGTGAAATGCTGCAGGGCTCGAG GCCTGTGTTCAACAGCCAAATCTCTTCAATACGAGTTACCATCTGATGATGTCATCAAACAGACTGAATCATCCGTGTGA